A window of the Citrus sinensis cultivar Valencia sweet orange chromosome 9, DVS_A1.0, whole genome shotgun sequence genome harbors these coding sequences:
- the LOC127899887 gene encoding uncharacterized protein LOC127899887 translates to MSRRGGARHASSSRDVLGIADDADPTLHEMANEGNPMMRAMFRLMEQQSKLIQDMARGRVGAQENVPVERQGGARDHRAMVNLERFKKLGPPTFQGTADPMVAEAWLKQMEKIFVAMGCNDDQRVILASFVLQGEADHWWDAKSRLIRAGLQDAPITWELFLEAFHEKYFPERARHQMEADFLRLTQGTKSVAEYEEQFTALSRFAHTLVANEGSKCRKFLEGLRPNIKGRLTILKINNYADLVDRAILAEKDILEAQVTRDQRNKKNQ, encoded by the coding sequence ATGTCACGTAGGGGAGGTGCTAGGCATGCCTCTAGCTCGAGAGATGTTTTAGGTATCGCTGACGATGCTGACCCAACCTTGCACGAGATGGCTAACGAAGGAAATCCTATGATGCGCGCAATGTTTAGATTGATGGAACAACAAAGTAAGTTAATTCAAGATATGGCTAGAGGCAGAGTTGGGGCACAAGAGAATGTGCCAGTTGAAAGGCAAGGTGGCGCAAGAGATCATAGGGCTATGGTGAACTTAGAACGATTTAAGAAATTGGGACCACCTACCTTTCAGGGGACTGCCGATCCCATGGTTGCAGAGGCATGGCTAAAACAGATGGAGAAGATATTTGTGGCTATGGGTTGTAATGATGATCAAAGGGTAATATTAGCCTCATTTGTCCTTCAGGGTGAGGCAGACCACTGGTGGGATGCCAAATCTCGTCTCATAAGGGCTGGCTTGCAAGATGCACCCATTACTTGGGAGTTATTTTTGGAGGCTTTTCATGAAAAGTATTTTCCTGAACGAGCTCGACATCAGATGGAGGCTGATTTCTTGAGGTTGACTCAAGGAACAAAGTCTGTTGCGGAGTATGAGGAACAATTTACTGCCCTCTCTCGTTTTGCTCATACCTTGGTTGCTAATGAAGGTAGTAAGTGTAGGAAGTTTCTGGAAGGGTTACGTCCTAACATTAAAGGGCGATTGACCATCCTTAAGATTAACAATTATGCCGATTTGGTGGACCGAGCAATTCTTGCGGAGAAGGATATTCTTGAAGCCCAAGTTACAAGGGATCAGAGAAATAAGAAGAATCAATAA